A genomic segment from Verrucomicrobiota bacterium encodes:
- a CDS encoding ABC transporter permease subunit, giving the protein MKSTAPQLSAEVRRSFGPADLIILLGLVGLFWAFLQFGRGMVVHFDQTQTLEVSTSVWAIPYYAGRTVLRMWIAFVFSLLFTFSVGYAAAKSHWARMVILPFLDIMQSVPVLGFLSVTVTGFMALFPGSLLGVECASIFAIFTGQVWNMAFGFYHSLITIPKDLEEAATSFRLSVWQRFGTLEVPASMHSLIWNSMMSFGGGWFFVAQSEAISVLNKNIKLPGLGSYMATAVEQGDRQAAFWAIVAMLAVILITDQLVWRPLLAWADKFKIELTESGQAPTSWLYDLLRRSYLFVWIDEKVVDPVLSTVSNLVRPYRIDEAGYYKRPGRATLWLLRLAAMMLGLWLAYWLMIAVITGVSNVYAHVTWRVLLHIAMLGFLTLGRVLLMTIVATLIWTPIGVWIGSRPQAARIAQPLAQIFASFPTNMTFPLIVGLFVKWHIAMNWGSIFLIAMGTQWYILFNVIAGAMAIPNDLKEAARTYGLHGWARWRTLIIPAIFPFWITGACTAAGGAWNASIVAEVATWGNTQLTADGLGAFITEVTQKGDTPLIICSIVVMSLFVVVLNKLVWRRLYSYAEKRFHLD; this is encoded by the coding sequence ATGAAATCTACCGCTCCGCAACTTTCGGCTGAGGTCCGGCGCTCGTTCGGTCCGGCTGACCTGATCATCCTGCTGGGTCTGGTAGGTTTGTTTTGGGCGTTTTTGCAGTTCGGGCGCGGGATGGTCGTGCATTTCGACCAGACGCAAACGCTTGAGGTCTCCACAAGCGTCTGGGCGATCCCCTATTATGCCGGCCGGACGGTGTTGCGGATGTGGATTGCCTTTGTTTTTTCTCTCCTCTTCACTTTCAGCGTCGGCTACGCGGCGGCAAAAAGCCACTGGGCCCGGATGGTCATTCTGCCGTTTCTCGACATAATGCAGTCCGTTCCGGTTCTCGGATTTCTATCCGTGACCGTGACGGGCTTCATGGCGCTGTTTCCGGGCAGCCTGCTGGGGGTCGAGTGCGCGAGCATTTTCGCCATTTTCACCGGCCAGGTCTGGAACATGGCATTCGGCTTTTATCACTCGCTGATTACGATTCCCAAGGACCTGGAAGAGGCGGCCACGAGTTTTCGGCTTTCGGTGTGGCAGCGATTCGGCACGCTCGAAGTGCCCGCTTCGATGCACAGCCTCATCTGGAACTCGATGATGTCGTTCGGCGGCGGCTGGTTTTTCGTGGCCCAGAGCGAGGCAATTTCGGTGCTGAACAAGAACATCAAGTTGCCGGGCCTGGGTTCTTACATGGCCACGGCCGTTGAGCAAGGCGATCGGCAGGCGGCGTTTTGGGCGATCGTGGCGATGCTGGCCGTCATCCTGATCACGGACCAGTTGGTGTGGCGTCCGCTCCTGGCCTGGGCCGATAAATTCAAGATCGAGTTGACCGAATCGGGCCAGGCGCCCACGTCGTGGCTCTACGACCTGCTGCGGCGCTCTTACCTGTTTGTCTGGATTGATGAGAAGGTCGTCGACCCGGTACTCAGCACCGTTTCGAACCTGGTACGACCGTACCGCATCGATGAAGCCGGCTATTACAAGCGCCCGGGGCGTGCCACTCTTTGGCTGTTGCGCCTGGCGGCGATGATGCTGGGGCTCTGGCTTGCCTATTGGCTGATGATTGCGGTCATCACGGGCGTCAGCAACGTCTATGCGCACGTGACCTGGCGGGTGCTGCTGCATATCGCCATGCTCGGGTTTCTGACCCTGGGCCGGGTGCTTTTGATGACCATCGTCGCGACGCTGATCTGGACGCCCATCGGGGTGTGGATCGGCTCCAGACCCCAGGCCGCACGCATTGCGCAGCCGTTAGCCCAGATTTTTGCCTCGTTCCCCACGAACATGACGTTTCCATTAATCGTCGGGCTGTTTGTGAAGTGGCATATCGCGATGAATTGGGGCAGCATCTTCCTGATCGCAATGGGGACCCAATGGTACATTCTGTTCAACGTGATTGCCGGGGCCATGGCAATTCCCAATGATTTAAAGGAGGCGGCGCGCACCTACGGCCTCCATGGGTGGGCGCGCTGGCGGACCCTGATTATCCCGGCCATTTTCCCGTTCTGGATTACGGGCGCCTGTACGGCGGCCGGGGGCGCGTGGAACGCCAGCATCGTGGCGGAGGTAGCGACCTGGGGCAACACCCAGCTCACTGCGGACGGATTGGGCGCCTTTATCACCGAGGTTACGCAGAAGGGTGACACGCCGCTGATCATCTGCAGCATCGTGGTGATGTCACTGTTTGTGGTGGTCTTGAATAAGCTGGTGTGGCGTCGTCTGTACAGCTACGCCGAGAAAAGGTTTCACCTGGATTAA
- the shc gene encoding squalene--hopene cyclase has protein sequence MVNAHTFHADLQSSIARAQKNLLNRQTPEGYWVGELVVDATLCADYITFMHWAQEVDPELELKCVRHILDTQLPDGGWNIYREGPSELNATVKAYFALKLAGFSAQEPALSRARVKALELGGVEKTNTYARLYFALLGQVPWDAVPAIPCEFLLLPRWMPVHMHAVSSWTRAMIVPLAIINHFRPTRQLPPERGIQELYCHPGALPTFQAKGLRKLFLAIDRLLKILERKQWLPLRQTALRKAEEWMVERIGDGCSGLAAIFPAMLNAMIALRTLGYPADHPLYQKAETDFRELFVEDERGFRIQPCFSPVWDTAITILALARSGLSVAEEPVDRAVRWLVAQEVRIPGDWTVRNPGPEPSGWCFEFNNPFYPDTDDTAMVLLALKTAGFEEDPALYDRALRWLLSFQCKDGGWAAFDKDITNPLLENVPFADHNAILDPSCCDLTARTLEVLAEFNYKATHPVVRRAIRFLRKHQENDGAWYGRWGVNYIYGTWQVLRGLSAIGVDMSEPWVRRGRDWFEHHQNPDGGWGESCASYEIPGARGRGSSTPSQTAWALMGLLSFPDIERESIRRGIRYLVRTQNDDGSWDEDLITGTGFPRVFYLKYDMYRHNFPLLALAMYANRQLEPAPSDLRRLAPEEDSAAVPAFASLLSSLPGMETLKELLAKLNHG, from the coding sequence ATGGTTAACGCGCACACGTTTCACGCGGACCTACAGTCTTCTATTGCCAGAGCGCAGAAAAATTTGCTCAACCGGCAGACCCCGGAGGGCTACTGGGTGGGCGAACTGGTGGTCGATGCCACCCTCTGCGCAGATTATATCACTTTCATGCATTGGGCCCAGGAGGTTGACCCTGAGCTCGAGCTGAAATGCGTCCGGCATATCCTGGACACGCAACTGCCGGACGGCGGCTGGAACATTTACCGGGAGGGTCCTTCCGAACTGAACGCGACCGTCAAGGCGTACTTCGCCCTGAAACTGGCCGGATTCTCCGCCCAGGAGCCGGCCCTGAGCCGTGCCCGCGTGAAGGCACTGGAACTCGGCGGGGTCGAAAAGACGAACACGTACGCGCGCCTTTACTTTGCCCTGCTGGGCCAGGTCCCGTGGGACGCCGTACCGGCCATCCCCTGCGAGTTCCTCCTTTTGCCGCGCTGGATGCCGGTTCACATGCACGCCGTTTCCTCCTGGACGCGTGCCATGATCGTTCCCCTGGCAATCATCAACCACTTCCGGCCCACCCGGCAGCTTCCACCCGAACGCGGCATCCAGGAATTGTACTGCCATCCCGGTGCGTTACCTACCTTTCAAGCCAAAGGACTGCGCAAACTGTTCCTGGCCATCGATCGACTCCTCAAGATCCTCGAACGCAAACAATGGCTGCCGCTCCGGCAGACCGCCCTCCGTAAAGCGGAGGAATGGATGGTCGAACGCATCGGGGACGGCTGCAGCGGCTTGGCGGCCATCTTCCCGGCCATGCTCAACGCGATGATCGCGTTGCGAACGCTCGGCTACCCGGCCGACCATCCCCTCTACCAGAAGGCGGAAACCGATTTTCGCGAACTTTTTGTCGAGGACGAACGCGGTTTTCGGATCCAGCCTTGCTTTTCACCCGTTTGGGATACCGCGATCACGATCCTGGCCCTTGCCCGGTCCGGATTGAGCGTTGCCGAAGAACCGGTCGATCGGGCCGTCCGTTGGCTGGTCGCACAGGAAGTACGTATCCCGGGAGATTGGACGGTGCGAAATCCCGGCCCGGAACCGTCCGGCTGGTGTTTCGAATTCAACAACCCCTTCTACCCGGACACGGATGATACGGCCATGGTGCTGCTGGCGTTGAAGACCGCCGGGTTTGAAGAGGATCCGGCGCTCTACGACCGGGCGCTCCGGTGGCTGCTCAGTTTCCAATGCAAGGACGGTGGTTGGGCGGCCTTCGACAAGGACATCACCAACCCGTTGCTGGAAAATGTTCCGTTTGCCGACCATAACGCCATTCTGGACCCGAGCTGCTGCGATCTGACGGCGCGAACCCTCGAGGTGCTGGCGGAATTCAACTACAAGGCCACTCATCCGGTGGTCCGCCGGGCCATCCGGTTCCTGCGCAAGCACCAGGAAAATGACGGGGCTTGGTATGGCCGCTGGGGAGTGAATTACATCTACGGTACCTGGCAGGTTTTGCGAGGCCTGAGCGCGATCGGCGTGGACATGAGCGAACCCTGGGTGCGGCGGGGCCGCGACTGGTTTGAACACCATCAGAACCCCGACGGCGGTTGGGGCGAAAGCTGCGCTTCATATGAGATCCCCGGCGCACGAGGGCGCGGCTCCAGTACCCCGTCGCAAACGGCCTGGGCGCTGATGGGTCTGCTCTCGTTCCCGGATATCGAACGCGAGAGCATCCGGCGTGGTATCCGTTACCTGGTCCGCACTCAAAACGACGACGGCTCCTGGGATGAAGACTTGATCACCGGAACCGGGTTCCCACGGGTGTTTTACCTCAAGTACGACATGTACCGGCACAATTTTCCCCTGCTCGCCCTGGCAATGTACGCCAACCGGCAACTGGAACCGGCGCCGTCGGACCTTCGCCGGCTGGCGCCCGAAGAGGACTCGGCCGCCGTCCCGGCCTTCGCCTCGCTTTTGAGTAGCCTGCCCGGTATGGAAACTTTAAAAGAACTGCTGGCGAAACTGAACCATGGTTAA
- a CDS encoding ABC transporter ATP-binding protein, protein MSVNLLEVDRLNVWYPVRTTFGRRAGEWIKAAVDVSFSVPPRSTVGLVGESGSGKSTVARAVLNLEKVTSGRIYFDGADVTNMPEPAFRPYRKRVQMVFQDPYGSLDPRWTVEAIVAEPLRIHFPCWGRDERRARVIQLLEKVGLEADHRRRLPHEFSGGQRQRIGIARALAVEPELLVCDEPVSALDVSVQAQIVNLLQDLQEQLGLAYLFIAHDLAVVEHLSEHVVVMQRGRVVEAGPVSAVYSSPRTEYTRKLLDSVPAW, encoded by the coding sequence GTGAGCGTAAATTTGCTCGAGGTCGATCGGCTCAACGTCTGGTACCCGGTCCGGACCACGTTTGGCCGGCGTGCAGGCGAGTGGATCAAGGCGGCCGTCGACGTCTCCTTTTCGGTTCCGCCCCGTTCTACGGTCGGCCTCGTCGGCGAAAGCGGCAGCGGCAAAAGCACCGTGGCACGAGCCGTGTTGAACCTGGAAAAAGTGACCAGCGGCCGGATTTATTTCGACGGGGCGGACGTGACCAACATGCCGGAACCGGCCTTCCGCCCTTACCGAAAACGAGTACAAATGGTGTTTCAAGATCCGTACGGTTCCCTGGACCCGCGATGGACGGTCGAGGCGATCGTCGCGGAACCGCTGCGCATCCATTTCCCCTGCTGGGGCCGGGACGAGCGGCGTGCCCGCGTCATCCAGCTCCTGGAAAAGGTCGGGCTGGAAGCGGATCACCGGCGCCGCTTGCCGCATGAATTCAGCGGAGGCCAACGCCAGCGGATCGGCATCGCCCGAGCCCTCGCGGTAGAACCGGAACTGCTCGTTTGCGATGAACCGGTCAGCGCGCTCGACGTCAGCGTGCAGGCGCAAATCGTGAACCTGTTGCAGGACCTGCAGGAACAACTCGGACTCGCTTACCTTTTCATCGCCCATGACCTCGCCGTCGTCGAGCACCTCAGCGAACACGTCGTGGTCATGCAGCGCGGCCGCGTGGTTGAAGCGGGTCCGGTTTCGGCGGTTTACTCTTCGCCCCGGACCGAATACACTAGGAAGCTTCTGGACAGCGTACCGGCCTGGTGA
- the ald gene encoding alanine dehydrogenase, whose amino-acid sequence MKIGLPKEIKEQEHRVAMLPSVVYGLVKLGHEVFVERNAGIGSGYPDEEYERAGGTLVPDHEEAFQRADLVVKVKEPLPPEYPLLRPGQILFTYLHLAANKPLTEALLRSGVTAVAYETVEVNRRLPLLEPMSEIAGRMSIIVGGYFLAKHNGGKGVLLGGVPGVLPGNVVVIGGGTSGVNAARMATGLGAEVTILEVDVERMRFLDITMHTAHTLYSNEAHLLEMLPRTDLLIGAVLVPGARAPQLITRKMLRLMKPGSVLVDIAIDQGGCCETSRATTHHDPVYVEEGVIHYCVANMPGAYARTATQALTNVTARYLEFIAESGLEGAIRKLPGLRQGINIMDGKLSNQAVATAHGLPFTPVPI is encoded by the coding sequence ATGAAGATCGGTCTTCCCAAAGAGATCAAGGAGCAGGAGCATCGGGTCGCGATGCTGCCGTCCGTTGTGTACGGTCTGGTGAAGCTCGGGCACGAAGTTTTTGTCGAACGCAATGCGGGCATCGGTTCAGGCTATCCGGACGAGGAGTATGAACGTGCCGGCGGCACCCTGGTCCCGGACCATGAGGAAGCTTTTCAACGGGCGGACCTGGTGGTCAAGGTCAAGGAGCCGCTGCCGCCGGAGTACCCGTTGCTGCGTCCGGGGCAGATCCTCTTTACCTACCTTCATCTGGCGGCCAATAAACCTTTAACGGAGGCCCTGCTCCGGTCCGGCGTGACGGCGGTGGCCTATGAGACGGTGGAGGTTAATCGCCGTCTGCCTTTGCTGGAGCCGATGAGTGAGATTGCGGGGCGCATGTCGATCATCGTCGGGGGTTACTTCCTGGCCAAACACAACGGAGGTAAAGGCGTGCTGCTGGGAGGGGTTCCGGGCGTGCTGCCCGGCAACGTGGTGGTCATCGGCGGCGGCACCTCCGGCGTGAACGCGGCGAGGATGGCGACGGGGCTGGGCGCAGAGGTGACGATTCTGGAAGTTGACGTGGAACGCATGCGCTTCCTCGACATCACGATGCATACGGCGCACACGTTGTATTCGAACGAGGCGCACTTGCTGGAGATGCTGCCGCGCACGGATCTGCTGATCGGCGCGGTGCTCGTTCCCGGGGCGCGCGCGCCGCAGTTGATCACGCGGAAAATGTTGCGACTGATGAAGCCGGGAAGCGTGCTCGTGGACATTGCGATTGATCAGGGAGGCTGCTGCGAAACGTCCCGGGCTACCACGCACCATGATCCGGTTTACGTCGAGGAAGGTGTGATCCACTATTGTGTCGCCAACATGCCTGGGGCGTACGCACGGACGGCAACCCAGGCCCTGACCAATGTGACCGCGCGTTACCTGGAGTTCATCGCGGAAAGCGGCCTGGAAGGCGCGATCCGCAAACTGCCCGGGCTGCGCCAAGGCATCAATATCATGGATGGCAAGCTCTCCAATCAGGCGGTGGCGACCGCGCATGGGTTACCATTTACGCCCGTACCGATTTGA
- a CDS encoding GNAT family N-acetyltransferase: MMLRPNDVPRRLDTAIPGLQLVPLADGDAEELFALTAANRAHLQRWLPWVNDVRCVADSSMHVRNGLELRRLGLRLDYTIRLHGRVIGTIAYHVLQPANRLGMIGYWLAQDATGHGYMTTAVRHLVEYGFVDLALNRIELRVAVGNCASQKICTRLGFKEEGVLREAEWLHDHFVDLRVNALLRSEWERGTGRVPGQMPQMPQAENATNGRGENHTAPRRNTASHGGKIKSSAEHAEQRRKEKTSTDYTD, encoded by the coding sequence TTGATGCTGCGACCGAACGACGTGCCGCGCAGGCTCGACACCGCGATCCCCGGCCTGCAGCTTGTACCGCTCGCCGACGGCGACGCCGAGGAGTTATTTGCGCTGACCGCAGCGAACCGGGCTCACCTCCAGCGCTGGCTGCCGTGGGTCAACGATGTTCGTTGCGTGGCTGACTCATCGATGCATGTCCGCAACGGGCTTGAACTGCGACGGCTGGGTCTGAGGCTGGATTATACGATCCGGCTGCACGGCCGCGTGATCGGCACCATTGCTTACCACGTTCTGCAGCCCGCCAATCGGCTCGGGATGATCGGCTACTGGCTGGCGCAGGACGCAACCGGCCACGGCTACATGACCACAGCCGTCCGGCATCTGGTTGAATACGGGTTCGTTGATCTGGCCCTGAACCGGATCGAGTTGCGGGTCGCCGTCGGCAATTGCGCCAGCCAGAAAATCTGTACCCGCCTCGGGTTCAAGGAGGAGGGGGTGTTACGGGAAGCGGAATGGCTCCACGATCATTTTGTGGATCTGCGGGTAAATGCGCTGCTGCGGTCGGAATGGGAACGGGGGACCGGTCGAGTGCCGGGGCAAATGCCACAAATGCCACAAGCGGAAAATGCCACAAATGGAAGAGGGGAGAATCACACGGCGCCACGGCGGAACACGGCGAGCCACGGCGGGAAGATTAAATCATCCGCAGAACACGCAGAACAACGCAGAAAAGAGAAAACATCCACAGATTACACAGATTGA
- a CDS encoding YqgE/AlgH family protein produces MDASKDDITNLSGNLLVAHPALRDPNFRRSILFISAHGAEIGALGVIINRPTNLCLADLATSEMADGLERVAVFHGGPVGSQDVSLLCFRWLKESMVVQANVGVEEAAAVLRAGSGEIRAYRGYAGWSPGQLESELQQHAWIVLPAQQEVFAEVNDGQQLWYRTVSRLGPAFHLLAQAPDDPSLN; encoded by the coding sequence GTGGACGCGTCCAAAGACGACATTACAAACCTCAGCGGCAACCTGCTGGTGGCGCACCCGGCATTACGTGACCCGAACTTTCGCCGCAGCATTCTTTTCATCTCAGCGCATGGGGCTGAGATCGGCGCCTTGGGAGTAATCATCAACCGCCCGACCAATCTTTGCCTGGCCGACCTGGCGACGTCCGAAATGGCGGACGGGCTTGAACGGGTGGCCGTTTTTCACGGCGGCCCGGTCGGTTCGCAGGACGTCTCGCTCCTCTGTTTCCGCTGGTTGAAAGAAAGCATGGTGGTCCAGGCCAACGTCGGGGTTGAAGAAGCCGCCGCGGTGCTTCGAGCCGGATCGGGTGAGATCCGGGCGTACCGGGGCTATGCCGGCTGGAGCCCGGGCCAGCTTGAATCGGAGCTGCAACAACATGCCTGGATCGTGCTGCCGGCCCAGCAGGAGGTGTTTGCCGAGGTAAACGACGGGCAGCAGCTCTGGTACCGCACCGTCAGCAGGCTCGGGCCCGCATTTCATCTGCTGGCGCAGGCACCCGATGATCCCTCCCTCAACTGA
- a CDS encoding thiazole synthase: MYSPSQDLRIADRVFRSRLLLGTGKFASNHLMAAALEASRTEIVTVALRRADLSGKKDPYANILEFIDPKRYLLLANTSGAMNAEEAVRLARLAASAGLPKWIKLEIHPNPHHLLPDPIETFRAAEVLVAEGFTVLPYINADPVLAKRLEEVGTATVMPLGAPIGSNQGLRTKDQIRIIIEQAQIPVIVDAGIGAPSHAAEAMEMGADAVLVNTAIAVANDPVTMATAFRQGVEAGRLAFESGLPAQELEAEATSPLTAYFRQTA, translated from the coding sequence ATGTATTCGCCGTCGCAGGATTTAAGGATTGCTGACCGGGTGTTTCGTTCCCGGCTGCTCCTTGGCACCGGGAAATTCGCCAGTAATCACCTTATGGCAGCCGCCCTGGAAGCTAGCCGCACCGAGATCGTCACCGTTGCCCTGCGGCGGGCGGACCTCTCCGGTAAGAAAGATCCGTACGCAAATATTCTGGAGTTCATCGATCCGAAGCGTTACCTGCTGCTGGCCAACACGAGCGGAGCCATGAACGCCGAAGAAGCCGTTCGCCTGGCGCGCCTGGCGGCTTCCGCAGGGTTGCCCAAGTGGATCAAGCTTGAGATCCACCCCAACCCCCACCACCTGCTGCCGGATCCGATCGAGACATTCCGGGCCGCTGAAGTTCTTGTGGCGGAAGGTTTTACCGTCCTGCCTTACATCAACGCGGACCCCGTGCTGGCCAAGCGGCTGGAAGAAGTGGGAACGGCCACGGTGATGCCGCTGGGAGCCCCCATCGGCAGCAATCAAGGGCTCCGGACCAAGGATCAGATCCGCATCATCATCGAGCAGGCCCAGATTCCCGTCATCGTCGATGCCGGGATCGGAGCGCCCAGCCACGCCGCGGAGGCCATGGAAATGGGGGCGGACGCCGTCCTCGTCAATACCGCGATTGCCGTGGCGAATGACCCGGTGACGATGGCGACGGCTTTTCGTCAAGGGGTGGAGGCGGGTCGCCTCGCATTTGAAAGCGGGCTGCCGGCTCAGGAACTTGAGGCGGAAGCGACCAGCCCGTTGACCGCGTATTTCCGGCAGACCGCGTGA
- a CDS encoding phosphoglycerate dehydrogenase — MVNPKVLVADAVSPRGIQALKGRGELEVDVKTGLKEDALVEIIGSYAGLVVRSQTKVTARVLAAAKALKVVGRAGVGVDNVDVDAATRAGIIVMNTPGGNTISTAEHAFSLLVSIARNIPQADASVKAGKWDRKSFEGVELNGKTIAILGMGRIGTEIARRAIAFGMRPVAYDPYLSPSRARSLQVELYDELEDVLAQADFVTLHMPLSAETRHLLDASRLASLKRGARVVNCARGGLIDETALYDALKSGHVAAAAFDVFEVEPPPPGLPLLQLPNIVFTPHLGASTVEAQESVGIEIAEAIRSVLLEGVIRNAVNVPNIDAKTLTLIRPYLDFGRKLGKLLRQIAPKRCDELAINYSGKVNDVETTPISRSLLRGFLEEAGGQDVNEVNVTALAQTLGLKVIETRETATGEFTDLVEAQARSGAERVSVAGTFIGASPRIVMVNHRHVEARPNGVLLILENQDVPGIVGQIGTLLGSSQINIANMSLSRDHVGGEALTVLNLDSSPSADVLGSILKNPSIKSAKVVRL, encoded by the coding sequence ATGGTTAATCCCAAAGTCCTCGTGGCCGACGCTGTTTCCCCGCGAGGCATACAGGCGCTGAAAGGCAGGGGTGAACTGGAGGTCGATGTCAAGACCGGCCTCAAAGAAGACGCCCTGGTCGAGATCATCGGATCTTACGCCGGTCTGGTTGTCCGGTCGCAGACAAAGGTGACGGCGCGCGTTCTGGCGGCAGCCAAGGCCCTTAAAGTGGTCGGGCGCGCCGGCGTGGGAGTTGACAACGTCGACGTGGACGCTGCCACCCGCGCGGGCATCATCGTCATGAATACACCCGGTGGAAACACCATTTCCACCGCTGAACACGCGTTTTCGCTGCTTGTGTCGATTGCGCGGAACATCCCCCAGGCGGATGCCAGCGTTAAGGCCGGTAAATGGGACCGTAAATCTTTCGAAGGCGTCGAGCTTAACGGCAAGACGATCGCAATCCTCGGCATGGGCCGGATCGGTACCGAGATCGCCCGCCGCGCCATCGCCTTCGGGATGCGCCCGGTCGCCTACGATCCGTATCTCTCCCCGAGCCGCGCCCGCTCGCTGCAGGTCGAGCTCTACGACGAGCTGGAGGACGTGCTGGCCCAGGCGGACTTTGTGACCCTGCACATGCCGTTGTCGGCCGAAACGCGGCATTTGCTTGACGCCAGCCGCCTCGCCAGCCTGAAACGGGGTGCGCGCGTCGTCAACTGCGCGCGCGGCGGCCTGATTGATGAAACCGCCCTTTACGATGCCCTGAAGTCCGGCCACGTCGCCGCGGCGGCCTTCGACGTCTTTGAAGTGGAACCGCCTCCGCCCGGCTTGCCGTTGCTTCAACTCCCGAACATCGTGTTCACGCCCCATCTCGGGGCGTCCACCGTTGAGGCCCAGGAAAGCGTCGGCATCGAAATCGCAGAGGCCATCCGATCGGTGCTCCTCGAGGGCGTGATCCGGAATGCCGTCAATGTCCCGAATATTGATGCCAAGACGCTGACGCTCATCCGGCCGTACCTCGATTTCGGTCGCAAGTTAGGAAAGTTATTGCGCCAGATCGCGCCTAAACGTTGCGACGAACTCGCCATCAATTACAGCGGCAAGGTAAACGACGTCGAGACCACACCGATCTCGCGCAGCCTGCTCCGGGGTTTCCTTGAAGAGGCGGGCGGCCAGGACGTCAATGAGGTGAACGTGACCGCCTTGGCCCAAACGCTTGGGTTGAAGGTGATCGAAACTCGCGAGACTGCCACCGGCGAATTCACCGACCTCGTCGAGGCGCAGGCTCGCTCGGGAGCCGAACGCGTCTCCGTTGCCGGCACATTTATCGGCGCCTCACCGCGCATCGTCATGGTAAATCACCGGCACGTGGAAGCCCGGCCCAACGGGGTGCTGCTGATCCTGGAAAACCAGGACGTGCCGGGAATCGTCGGCCAGATCGGGACGTTGCTCGGCTCCTCGCAGATCAACATCGCCAACATGTCGTTGAGCCGCGATCACGTCGGCGGCGAGGCCCTGACGGTCCTGAACCTTGATTCCTCTCCCTCTGCGGACGTGCTTGGTTCCATCTTGAAGAACCCCAGCATCAAGTCCGCCAAGGTGGTCAGGCTCTAG
- a CDS encoding DUF3463 domain-containing protein, with translation MRFPLEPTLKIAGHIIGHKVRGTKKFATVLQLEPLHTCNLTCTGCGRIREYSTSMKDVMPLEDCLQAARECGAPMVSICGGEPLIYPQIEALVAGLREQGRIVYICTNGMLMRRKMRDYLAREFVERPEEVNGFLATLEEQKLILPSEAAQVRQGPKDPKKPVIRPSTWMYWNVHLDGLEKVHDIIVEREGVFRECIAAIRMAKILGFQVATNTTVYRETDMAEIETLFNFLAGLEVDGHTITPGYDYDAAKRDMAKRLNLDPSKFFLTRRATVEKFHEAKSWSWRYPLFGTPIYFEFLAGLRDLTCSAWAIPTRNIKGWKAPCYFLTDKEVGTEGHFSSYAELLEKVEWDKYGVVAGVARDPRCENCMVHCGYEPTASLGLQGKPGDTLKNIVFNFGTKPKPKGRPDPSQVFNGISAKVQPVPVDVVRG, from the coding sequence ATGCGGTTTCCTTTAGAGCCTACACTGAAGATCGCCGGTCACATCATCGGGCATAAAGTTCGCGGCACAAAAAAGTTTGCGACGGTCTTGCAGCTTGAACCGTTGCACACGTGCAATCTCACCTGCACTGGGTGCGGCCGGATTCGTGAGTATTCCACTTCGATGAAGGACGTCATGCCGCTCGAGGACTGTCTGCAGGCAGCCCGGGAGTGCGGCGCCCCGATGGTATCAATCTGCGGAGGTGAACCCCTCATTTATCCGCAGATCGAGGCCCTGGTCGCCGGCCTGAGAGAACAGGGACGCATCGTGTACATCTGCACCAACGGCATGCTGATGCGCCGTAAAATGCGCGATTACCTCGCGCGCGAGTTCGTCGAGCGGCCCGAGGAGGTCAACGGCTTTCTGGCCACGCTCGAGGAGCAAAAGCTCATCCTCCCTTCGGAGGCCGCGCAGGTCCGCCAGGGACCGAAAGATCCGAAAAAGCCGGTCATCAGACCGAGCACATGGATGTATTGGAACGTTCACCTCGACGGCCTGGAAAAGGTACACGACATCATCGTCGAGCGGGAAGGGGTCTTTCGTGAGTGCATCGCGGCGATCCGGATGGCCAAGATTCTCGGCTTTCAGGTGGCCACGAATACGACCGTTTACCGCGAAACGGACATGGCGGAAATTGAAACGCTGTTCAATTTTCTGGCTGGCCTCGAGGTTGACGGTCACACCATTACCCCGGGCTACGATTACGACGCAGCCAAGCGGGACATGGCCAAACGTTTAAACCTTGACCCGTCGAAATTCTTTCTTACCCGTCGCGCCACCGTTGAGAAATTCCACGAGGCAAAAAGCTGGAGCTGGCGGTACCCGCTTTTTGGCACGCCGATCTATTTTGAATTTCTCGCCGGCCTGCGTGACCTGACCTGCTCAGCCTGGGCGATCCCCACGCGGAACATCAAAGGCTGGAAAGCGCCCTGCTATTTTCTGACCGACAAGGAGGTCGGCACCGAGGGCCATTTCTCCTCGTACGCGGAGCTGCTGGAAAAGGTTGAGTGGGACAAGTACGGCGTTGTGGCTGGGGTGGCACGCGACCCGCGATGCGAAAACTGCATGGTTCACTGCGGCTACGAGCCGACGGCGAGTTTGGGGCTGCAAGGCAAACCGGGCGACACGCTGAAGAACATTGTCTTTAACTTCGGGACAAAGCCCAAGCCGAAGGGCCGGCCGGATCCGTCCCAGGTTTTCAATGGGATCTCGGCGAAGGTGCAACCGGTCCCTGTGGATGTGGTTCGCGGCTGA